The sequence AGCGCTGAACGACTTTCGCCAGTCGATGGAGCTGGCACCACTCAATAGCGGTGCTGCGCTGAACTTTATTCAGGCCGCGGTTCGCTTTACGGAAGAAAACCCCAGTGCCAATAAAGCCACTCTGAAGAAAGAATGTGAGCACTGCTTTAAAGTTCTTGAAGGGTTGCAGCTCTCCGGCAGTCATACACAACGTTACGAACAGTTGCTTGAAGAAACCGAAGAGCTGGGTCTGCGCTAAAGCTTCTGATTAGCTGCAAACGTTCCGCTTTGATAGTCTTTTATTGCGGTGTCCAACTCGTCAGACGTATTCATAACAAATGGACCGTACTGTGCAATAGGCTCGTTAATAGGTTTTGCAGCCAGCACAATAAGCCCGGCTCCCGAACCACTTTTAAGAGCCAAATCGGTGGTGCTGTCAAGTTGCAATAGCTCACCACGAGACACGGCTTCGCCATTTAATTCCAGCTCACCTTCGTAAACATAGGCCAAGCGCTTTTCCTGCTGCTGGGACTTTAATTCAAATTCGCCATGCAACTTTACATCGGCCATGAAAAAGTCGCGTCCGGGTAAAGATACCGGTCCCACTTCCTGGACATAGTTGCCTGCAATTAAGCGCAGTGTTGTACCACCAGTTTGCACTTCCGGAATTTTTGCTGACGGAAAGTCAAACCACTCAGGGTCACTCATTTTCTCTGCCGAAGGCAAGTTAACCCACAACTGAAAGCCCCACATAAGGCCTTCGACCTGTTTTGGCATTTCCGCGTGAATAATACCTTTAGCCGCCTTCATCCATTGCACACCGCCGGCTTCAACTTCTCCTGAGTTACCCACCGAGTCTTTGTGCTCCATAGTGCCTGCCAACATGTAGGTTAGCGTACAAAAACCCCGATGCGGATGCGGCGGAAAGCCCGCAATGTAATCGTCTGGGTTGTCTGACCGAAACTCATCCAGCATCAGAAACGGATCCTGATGCCTCAAACCCGGCTGATTAATGACCCGGGTCAATTTAACGCCAGCACCATCTTGCGCTGGCATACCAAGATGTCTGCTTTTAATGACACTCACTTTATTGCCTCCCGATTATGTGGCTGTTCAAAGTCGATATCGGGTCCCTTCGGCACCACTTGCGTCGGGTTGATGGTTTTATGGCTGGCATAGTAATGCGTTTTAATATGGTCCATGACCACCGTCTCTTTAACGCCCGGATACTGATAAAGTTCTCGCAGGTAATTCCACATTGCCGGGTAATCAACAATACGTTTTTTGTTGGTTTTAAAATGTCCAAAATACACCGCGTCAAAGCGTACTAACGTGGTAAACAATCGCCAGTCGGCTTCGGTAATTTGATTGCCGGCTAAATAGCGTTGTTTCGATAAGATACTTTCTACACGATCGAGCGCCGTGAAAAGCTCATCGAACGCTTCTTCATACGCATCCTGCGTGGTTGCGAAGCCGCTTTTATACACGCCATTATTGATACTGTGATATACCCACTCATTGACGCTATCAATGTCGCTGCGTAACTGCTGTGGGTAAAAATCTTCCGTATTGCCCGTTAATTCATTAAAGCTCGAGTTAAAGATACGAATAATTTCCGCAGACTCGTTATTCACAATGGTCTGCGTCTTTTTATCCCATAACACCGGCACCGTGACACGGCCGCTGTAGTTACTATCAGCTTTAAGATAAAGTTGGTACATAAAGTCGAGGTCATACAAAGGCTCGTTCAGCGGAGAGCCGCCAAATTCCCAGCCATTTTCCACCATCAATGGCTTAACGACGGACACATCAATATGCGATTCCAGGCCTTTTAGTTTTCTGAAAATGAGCGCTCGGTGCGCCCACGGACAGGCATAAGACACGTACAGGTGATAGCGACCTGACTCAGGCTCAAACTCGCCGCCCTTTTCTATGGTTGAACGAAACTGTGATTCACTGCGAACAAAACGACCACCGTGCTTTTTGGTGTCGTACCACTTATCGTGCCACTGGCCATCAACTAATAAACCCATAATAAACTCCTTTAAAAGCATTACGCTAATAATAGAAGTTATTACGGGAAAAGAAGAGTTTAGATTATCGGCGCTAAGATTCTAAATTATAGAAAGGACTCAACAACATCCGCCGCCTTTTCACTCGCGGTGACCTTAAGCTGCTGATGTATTTGAGTAAACTGCTCTAACAACTCGTGATTATCGGACTCAATAAGGCTTGATAGTTCTTTTTCAATATTGTCTTCTGACGCTTCAGCCTGAGCCAGCTCAGGAACAATTTCGCGCCCCGCTAATAGGTTAGGCAACGAGAAGAAAGGAGCATGAAAAAGTCGCTTAATAATTTGGTAACTTAGCCAGTGAAAGCGATATGCGACAACCATTGGGCGCTTTATTAGCAACGCTTCCAGGGCGACCGTGCCCGAGGTTAACAGTAAATAATCAGATGCAGCCATGGTCAGACGACTATGGCCAATTGGCGTATCTATTGCGAGTTCCGGAGCGTGTTGCTTGACCAGATCACTAAACTGCTCTGCCCGCCGCTCGCTTATCATCGGTGCAACAAACTTAAGCTCGGGGTATGTTGAGGCTAGACGTTTAGCCACGCTTAAAAACACCGGAGCCATGCGCTCAATTTCGCCGGAACGGCTACCCGGTAAAATGGCTAAATACTTTCCTTCGGAGTCTATACCCAGTGCTTTCCGTGCGTCTGTTTGGTTCCATCTAAGCGGTATGTCATCGGCTAAGGGGTGACCAACAAAGGTAGCCTGAAGCTGGTGCTTGTCGTAGAAGTCCTTCTCAAATGGCAGCAAGCAAAGCACATGATTAACCGACTGCTTAATGCCTTTTATACGGTTTTCCCGCCACGCCCAGACCGACGGACTCACATAATGTATGGTCGGAATGCCAGCCTTTTTTAAGCGTTTTTCAACGGTTAAATTAAAGTCTGGTGCGTCTATTCCTATCATCACATCGGGCTTTTGTTCGGTAAGGTACTGAACCAGTTGTTTCCTGTGTTTTAGCAGTTTAGGAAGCTGTTTGAATACTTCGGCAATGCCCATAACGGCAAGGTCATCCATCGGGAAAAACGACTTGAGGCCTTGTTCCTGCATTAACGGGCCGCCCACACCGACAAACTCGATATTGGTGTGTCGCTGCTTTAACGCTTTGATAAGACCTGAACCAAGTAAGTCGCCGGAATGTTCACCGGCAACTAGCGCTATTTTCAAAGGGCGTGCAGTGCTATCTTTCATAGTAAGATCGCTAATTACCGGTGAACAAGCTCGGCTAAATCAGCCGCGAATAATGCCACGGCTGCTATGGCGAACAAAGTCAGTAAAGCCATCCAAAGCAGGTTCATTTAAGGCTTCAATATGCTCTAGCGCTTCTTCGGTCGTGTGTCCCGCGCGATAAAGAAGCTTATAAGCTCGGCGGATATTTTGGATTTGCTCTGGCGTATAGCCGCG comes from Idiomarina sp. X4 and encodes:
- a CDS encoding glutathione S-transferase family protein — translated: MGLLVDGQWHDKWYDTKKHGGRFVRSESQFRSTIEKGGEFEPESGRYHLYVSYACPWAHRALIFRKLKGLESHIDVSVVKPLMVENGWEFGGSPLNEPLYDLDFMYQLYLKADSNYSGRVTVPVLWDKKTQTIVNNESAEIIRIFNSSFNELTGNTEDFYPQQLRSDIDSVNEWVYHSINNGVYKSGFATTQDAYEEAFDELFTALDRVESILSKQRYLAGNQITEADWRLFTTLVRFDAVYFGHFKTNKKRIVDYPAMWNYLRELYQYPGVKETVVMDHIKTHYYASHKTINPTQVVPKGPDIDFEQPHNREAIK
- the lpxB gene encoding lipid-A-disaccharide synthase codes for the protein MKDSTARPLKIALVAGEHSGDLLGSGLIKALKQRHTNIEFVGVGGPLMQEQGLKSFFPMDDLAVMGIAEVFKQLPKLLKHRKQLVQYLTEQKPDVMIGIDAPDFNLTVEKRLKKAGIPTIHYVSPSVWAWRENRIKGIKQSVNHVLCLLPFEKDFYDKHQLQATFVGHPLADDIPLRWNQTDARKALGIDSEGKYLAILPGSRSGEIERMAPVFLSVAKRLASTYPELKFVAPMISERRAEQFSDLVKQHAPELAIDTPIGHSRLTMAASDYLLLTSGTVALEALLIKRPMVVAYRFHWLSYQIIKRLFHAPFFSLPNLLAGREIVPELAQAEASEDNIEKELSSLIESDNHELLEQFTQIHQQLKVTASEKAADVVESFL
- a CDS encoding pirin family protein; its protein translation is MPAQDGAGVKLTRVINQPGLRHQDPFLMLDEFRSDNPDDYIAGFPPHPHRGFCTLTYMLAGTMEHKDSVGNSGEVEAGGVQWMKAAKGIIHAEMPKQVEGLMWGFQLWVNLPSAEKMSDPEWFDFPSAKIPEVQTGGTTLRLIAGNYVQEVGPVSLPGRDFFMADVKLHGEFELKSQQQEKRLAYVYEGELELNGEAVSRGELLQLDSTTDLALKSGSGAGLIVLAAKPINEPIAQYGPFVMNTSDELDTAIKDYQSGTFAANQKL